In one window of Paracholeplasma morum DNA:
- the dnaB gene encoding replicative DNA helicase: MSRTMPYSLEAEQSVLGSVFLSPAVMVSLMDKLNEDDFYDQRNQRIFYALKNLFLREEKMDYTTVSTELAQLGAMRDVGVSYLSEITDLVPTTTNLDAYVDIVKEYSLKRAMIKTASQIVEDGFNDKIRATEYIDDTEEKIFELIRRRKASEFVRINEVVNEVKEKAESRKNKGSLTGLSTGFGIMDQITSGLQPEELIILAARPSMGKSAFAMNLALNAAKHNKDQKAAVAVFSLEMSNEQLVGRMMASESRVENRKIKTGELTPKEWQFVDSAAESLGRLNVFFDDSSAISVQDIRSKCRKLKQESKLDFVVIDYLQLIKGDESKGGGVNRQEEVAKISRQLKQMARELKIPVMALSQLSRGVEKRDDKRPVLADLRESGSIEQDADIVLFLYRDEYYSHGKEDNGETELSFAKNRQGSVGNVLLFKFEKEYSRFLPITRREEDMGRD; encoded by the coding sequence ATGAGTCGCACCATGCCGTATAGCTTAGAAGCAGAACAGTCCGTTTTAGGGTCAGTATTTCTAAGCCCAGCAGTAATGGTTAGTTTGATGGATAAACTAAACGAAGATGATTTTTATGATCAACGAAATCAACGTATATTTTATGCGCTAAAGAATTTGTTTTTAAGAGAAGAGAAAATGGACTATACCACGGTATCAACTGAACTAGCACAACTAGGTGCAATGAGAGACGTGGGCGTATCCTATCTATCTGAAATCACTGACTTAGTTCCAACGACAACCAATTTAGATGCTTATGTAGATATTGTTAAAGAATACTCGCTTAAGCGCGCAATGATTAAGACCGCAAGCCAAATTGTCGAAGATGGTTTTAATGATAAAATTCGTGCAACAGAGTATATCGATGACACCGAAGAAAAAATCTTTGAATTAATTAGAAGACGTAAGGCAAGCGAGTTTGTTAGAATCAATGAAGTGGTTAACGAGGTTAAAGAAAAGGCCGAAAGCAGAAAAAACAAAGGATCTTTAACAGGTCTTTCAACAGGCTTTGGGATCATGGACCAAATCACTTCGGGACTTCAACCAGAAGAACTTATTATTTTAGCTGCCCGTCCTTCAATGGGTAAGAGTGCGTTTGCGATGAACCTTGCACTTAATGCTGCAAAACATAATAAAGATCAAAAAGCTGCAGTTGCAGTATTCTCGCTAGAAATGTCAAACGAACAACTTGTTGGTCGTATGATGGCCAGTGAGTCTCGTGTCGAAAACCGTAAAATTAAAACGGGTGAATTAACACCAAAAGAATGGCAATTTGTGGATTCAGCGGCAGAATCTCTTGGAAGACTAAATGTATTCTTTGACGATTCATCTGCGATATCCGTCCAAGACATTCGTTCTAAATGTCGTAAGCTAAAACAAGAAAGCAAACTCGATTTTGTTGTCATTGACTACCTTCAACTTATTAAAGGTGATGAGTCAAAAGGTGGCGGTGTAAACCGTCAAGAAGAAGTTGCAAAGATCTCAAGACAGCTAAAACAAATGGCCAGAGAGTTAAAGATTCCTGTCATGGCGTTATCACAGCTTTCTCGTGGCGTTGAAAAACGTGACGATAAACGTCCTGTATTAGCAGACTTAAGAGAATCCGGATCAATTGAACAAGACGCCGATATTGTACTATTCTTGTATCGTGATGAGTATTATTCACATGGCAAAGAAGACAATGGCGAAACAGAATTATCCTTCGCAAAAAACAGACAAGGGTCTGTTGGTAACGTATTACTATTCAAGTTTGAAAAAGAATATTCACGATTCCTTCCAATCACAAGAAGAGAAGAAGACATGGGTCGTGATTAA
- a CDS encoding Dps family protein, producing MNKLEQLLNKEVSNFAVLYTKLHNYHWYVKGPYFFQLHEKFEELYNEATEFYDEFAERILMIGGKPVATLKQSLELATIEEASGLETKDEMIKVIISDYKQINQELLEGLGIAEELDDDVTADLFTTTRASLQKHIWMLSELLK from the coding sequence ATGAACAAATTAGAACAACTACTAAACAAAGAGGTGTCCAACTTTGCAGTTCTTTACACTAAGTTGCACAACTACCATTGGTATGTAAAAGGCCCTTATTTCTTCCAATTACACGAGAAATTTGAGGAACTATATAATGAGGCTACAGAATTCTATGATGAGTTCGCAGAACGAATCCTAATGATTGGTGGAAAACCAGTTGCAACATTAAAACAATCCTTAGAACTTGCTACAATAGAAGAAGCATCAGGATTAGAAACCAAAGATGAAATGATCAAAGTCATCATCAGCGACTACAAACAGATTAATCAAGAATTACTTGAAGGTCTTGGCATCGCTGAAGAGCTTGACGATGATGTTACTGCAGATTTATTCACAACAACAAGAGCATCCTTACAAAAACACATCTGGATGTTATCTGAATTGCTGAAGTAA